A single region of the Vicia villosa cultivar HV-30 ecotype Madison, WI linkage group LG4, Vvil1.0, whole genome shotgun sequence genome encodes:
- the LOC131595104 gene encoding subtilisin-like protease SBT2.6, which translates to MRLLVEFWCVFMILFGIVLYGEAEVYIVTVEGEPIISYTGGIDGFEATAVESDEKIDTSSELVTSYAQHLENKHDMLLGLLFDHGTYKKLYSYRHLINGFAVHLSPEQVETLRHAPGVKSVERDWKVRRLTTHTPQFLGLPTSVWPTGGGCDRAGEDIVIGLVDSGIYPHHPSFSTHNTEPYGPLPKYRGKCEVDPKTKRSFCNGKIIGAQHFAQAAIASGTFNPSIDFASPLDGDGHGSHTASIAAGRNGIPVRLHGHEFGKASGMAPRARIAVYKALYRLFGGFVADVVAAIDQAVHDGVDILSLSVGPNGPPAATKTTFLNPFDATLLGAVKAGVFVAQAAGNGGPFPKSLVSYSPWIVSVAAAIDDRRYKNHLCLGNGKILAGLGLSPSTHLNQTFTLVAANDVLLDSSVMKYSPTDCQRPEVLNKNLIKGKILLCGYSYNFVVGTASIKKVSETAKALGAVGFVLCVENASPGTRFDPVPVGLPGILITDVSISKELIDYYNISTSRDWTGRVKSFKGTGKIEDGLRPIMHKSAPQVALFSARGPNIKDFSFQEADLLKPDILAPGSLIWGAWSLNGTDEANYDGEGFAMISGTSMAAPHIAGIAALIKQKHPRWSPAAIKSALLTTSTTLDRAGNPILAQQYSETEAVKLVRASPFDYGNGHVNPREALDPGLIFDTGYLDYLGFLCTTPGIDVHEIKKYTNSPCNKTMGHPYNLNTPSITVSHLVRTQIITRTVTNVAKQETYVMSARMQPAVAIEVNPPAMTIKAGASRKFTVTLTVRSVTGRYSFGEVLMKGSRGHKVRIPVLANGYSR; encoded by the exons ATGAGGTTGTTGGTGGAGTTTTGGTGTGTATTTATGATTCTATTTGGCATTGTGTTATATGGTGAGGCAGAGGTTTATATAGTAACTGTGGAAGGTGAGCCTATTATAAGTTATACTGGTGGTATTGATGGGTTTGAAGCCACTGCTGTGGAATCTGATGAGAAGATTGATACCTCAAG TGAATTGGTGACTTCTTATGCTCAACACCTTgagaataaacatgatatgcttCTGGGGCTGCTGTTCGACCATGGGACATATAAGAAACTCTATAGCTATAGACATTTGATAAATGGATTCGCGGTTCATCTTTCCCCAGAACAG GTAGAAACTCTTAGACATGCTCCTGGTGTGAAATCTGTTGAGAGGGACTGGAAAGTGAGGAGACTTACAACACATACTCCACAATTTTTAGGACTTCCAACCAGTGTTTGGCCAACGGGAGGAGGCTGTGATAGGGCCGGAGAGGACATTGTGATTGGATTGGTGGACTCTGGGATATATCCTCACCACCCGAGTTTTTCTACGCATAATACTGAACCATACGGACCACTTCCAAAATATAGAGGAAAATGTGAAGTTGATCCTAAGACTAAAAGAAGTTTCTGTAATGgaaagattattggagctcaacATTTTGCTCAAGCTGCAATAGCTTCTGGAACGTTTAATCCTTCAATTGATTTTGCGTCTCCTCTGGATGGAGATGGCCATGGAAG TCATACAGCCTCTATTGCAGCTGGAAGAAATGGAATTCCTGTGAGGTTGCATGGACATGAGTTTGGGAAAGCAAGTGGAATGGCTCCCCGTGCCAG GATTGCTGTGTACAAAGCACTCTATAGACTGTTTGGAGGATTTGTTGCAGATGTAGTTGCTGCAATTgatcag GCTGTACATGATGGAGTGGATATACTCAGCCTTTCAGTTGGACCAAATGGCCCGCCAGCAGCCACCAAAACCACGTTTTTGAATCCTTTTGATGCTACACTTCTAGGGGCTGTGAAAGCTGGAGTGTTTGTTGCACAGGCTGCGGGGAACGGTGGCCCTTTTCCTAAGTCATTGGTTTCATATAGTCCGTGGATAGTATCTGTAGCAGCTGCAATTGATGATCGTAGATATAAAAACCATTTGTGTCTTGGAAATGGAAAAATCTTAGCAGGACTTGGGTTGTCAC CTTCTACACATTTAAACCAAACATTCACATTGGTTGCTGCAAATGATGTGCTGCTAGATTCTTCAGTTATGAAGTACAGCCCAACAGATTGCCAGAGACCAGAAGTCTTAAACAAAAACTTGATAAAAGGGAAAATTCTTCTCTGTGGCTATTCTTACAACTTTGTTGTTGGTACTGCATCAATTAAGAAAGTGTCGGAAACAGCAAAGGCTCTCGGAGCAGTTGGATTTGTTCTCTGTGTAGAAAATGCTTCTCCTGGAACAAGATTTGATCCAGTCCCTGTTGGTCTTCCTGGAATTCTAATCACAGATGTCAGCATTTCAAAG GAATTGATAGATTATTATAATATCTCAACGTCAAGAGACTGGACTGGAAGAGTGAAGAGTTTCAAAGGCACAGGTAAAATTGAGGATGGTTTGAGGCCTATTATGCATAAATCCGCACCACAGGTGGCTTTATTCTCTGCTAGAGGGCCAAATATAAAGGATTTCAGCTTCCAAGAAGCAGATCTTCTCAAACCAGATATATTAGCTCCGGGTTCATTGATTTGGGGTGCTTGGTCTCTAAACGGAACTGATGAGGCAAATTATGATG GAGAGGGATTTGCCATGATATCTGGAACTAGCATGGCTGCACCCCACATTGCTGGAATCGCTGCTCTTATAAAGCAGAAACATCCACGTTGGAGCCCTGCCGCCATTAAATCAGCCTTGCTTACAACATCAACAACTCTGGACAGAGCAGGAAACCCAATTCTAGCTCAGCAATATTCTGaaacagaagctgtgaagctggTCAGAGCCTCTCCTTTTGATTATGGGAATGGACATGTGAATCCAAGAGAAGCCTTGGACCCTGGACTCATCTTTGATACAG GATACTTGGATTATTTAGGGTTCTTGTGCACAACTCCTGGCATTGATGTTCATGAGATAAAGAAGTACACAAACTCACCATGTAACAAAACCATGGGTCACCCATATAATTTAAACACTCCATCAATTACAGTTTCACATCTCGTGAGAACTCAGATTATTACTCGCACAGTCACAAACGTTGCTAAGCAAGAAACCTATGTGATGTCTGCTAGAATGCAACCAGCAGTCGCCATCGAAGTAAACCCTCCCGCAATGACAATCAAAGCCGGTGCTTCACGCAAGTTTACCGTGACACTTACTGTTCGATCGGTGACAGGAAGATATAGTTTTGGAGAGGTTTTAATGAAGGGAAGCAGAGGACACAAAGTGAGGATCCCTGTTCTGGCCAATGGATACTCAAGATAG